The following coding sequences lie in one Sinorhizobium fredii USDA 257 genomic window:
- a CDS encoding ABC transporter ATP-binding protein — protein MTDAAQAIAVTDLYKRFGPLEVLKGVSLHARQGDVIAIIGGSGSGKSTFLRCINMLELPSAGRVCVHGEEIRMRPDGRGGLMPADRRQVQRIRTQLGMVFQSFNLWQHMTILENVIEAPVHVLGKSKTEAVEMAEKLLRRVGLHEKRDAYPAFLSGGQQQRAAIARALAIQPLVMLFDEPTSALDPELVGEVLSVIGDLAREKRTMILVTHEMKFARDVASHIVFLHNGIIEEQGPPEAIFGAPKSERLKKFISSIH, from the coding sequence ATGACGGACGCGGCCCAGGCAATTGCGGTCACCGACCTCTACAAGCGTTTCGGGCCATTGGAAGTGTTGAAAGGCGTATCGCTGCACGCCCGACAGGGCGATGTCATAGCCATCATCGGCGGCAGCGGCTCGGGAAAATCGACCTTTCTTCGCTGCATCAACATGCTGGAATTGCCCTCGGCGGGGCGGGTCTGCGTCCATGGCGAAGAAATCCGCATGAGGCCCGACGGCAGGGGCGGGCTGATGCCGGCCGACCGCAGGCAGGTCCAACGCATCCGCACCCAGCTCGGCATGGTCTTCCAGAGCTTCAATCTCTGGCAGCACATGACGATCCTCGAAAACGTGATCGAGGCCCCAGTCCACGTGCTCGGCAAATCCAAAACCGAGGCGGTGGAAATGGCGGAGAAACTGCTGCGCCGCGTCGGGCTCCACGAGAAGCGCGACGCCTATCCAGCCTTTCTTTCCGGCGGCCAGCAGCAGCGCGCCGCGATCGCCCGGGCGCTCGCCATTCAACCGCTTGTCATGCTTTTCGACGAGCCGACCTCGGCGCTCGATCCGGAGCTCGTCGGCGAAGTTCTCTCCGTGATCGGCGACCTTGCGCGCGAAAAACGGACGATGATCCTCGTCACCCACGAGATGAAGTTCGCCCGTGACGTCGCCAGTCACATCGTCTTCCTGCATAACGGCATCATCGAGGAGCAGGGGCCGCCCGAGGCAATCTTCGGTGCTCCGAAATCCGAAAGGCTGAAGAAGTTCATCAGTTCAATTCATTGA
- a CDS encoding cytochrome ubiquinol oxidase subunit I, with protein sequence MFEAFDATVLARIQFAFTVSFHIIFPAFSIGLASYLAVLEALWLWKKDEVYLELFNFWKTIFAVAFGMGVVSGIVMSYQFGTNWSVFSDKAGPVIGPLMGYEVLTAFFLEAGFLGVMLFGLNRVGPRLHFLATAMVAFGTLISATWILAVNSWMQTPAGFSVNEAGQFVPSDWWAVVFNPSFPFRLVHMVLAAYLTTAFVVGACGAWHLLRNTAPRRARTMFSMAMWMAAIVAPIQIFAGDLHGLNTLEHQPAKIMAMEGHYESHPDGAPLVLFGIPNSGEKRIDYAIEVPKLGSLILKHDLDAPLAGLDSIPDELHPPVSIIFWSFRVMVGMGLAMLGIGLWSLWCRYRGTLATNAWLHRMTVLMGPAGFVAVLAGWITTEVGRQPYTIYGHLLTADSVSPIEAPAVGASLVAFIVVYFLVFGAGTFYILRLMARLPRDTMPELDEGPLRTAGVTPGPAAAKSHGGHHGH encoded by the coding sequence GTGTTTGAAGCCTTTGATGCGACAGTGCTCGCGCGCATTCAGTTCGCCTTCACGGTCTCGTTTCACATCATCTTTCCCGCCTTTTCCATCGGGCTCGCGAGCTATCTTGCCGTTCTCGAGGCGCTGTGGCTCTGGAAGAAGGACGAGGTCTATCTCGAGCTCTTCAACTTCTGGAAGACGATCTTCGCGGTGGCCTTTGGCATGGGCGTCGTCTCCGGCATCGTCATGTCCTATCAGTTCGGTACCAACTGGAGCGTGTTCTCTGACAAGGCCGGGCCGGTGATCGGACCGCTGATGGGCTACGAGGTGCTAACCGCCTTCTTCCTCGAGGCAGGCTTTCTCGGCGTCATGCTGTTCGGTCTGAACCGCGTCGGCCCGAGGCTTCACTTTCTGGCCACCGCCATGGTTGCCTTCGGCACGCTGATCTCAGCGACCTGGATCCTCGCCGTGAACTCCTGGATGCAAACGCCGGCCGGTTTTTCTGTCAACGAAGCCGGCCAGTTCGTTCCGTCCGACTGGTGGGCGGTGGTCTTCAATCCGTCATTCCCCTTCCGGCTCGTGCATATGGTGCTCGCCGCCTATCTGACGACTGCCTTCGTCGTCGGCGCCTGTGGCGCCTGGCACCTCCTGCGCAACACGGCGCCGCGCCGCGCCCGCACGATGTTCTCGATGGCGATGTGGATGGCGGCGATCGTCGCGCCGATCCAGATCTTCGCCGGCGACCTGCACGGGCTCAACACACTCGAGCATCAGCCGGCCAAGATCATGGCGATGGAAGGCCACTACGAAAGCCATCCCGACGGTGCTCCACTGGTGCTCTTCGGCATCCCCAACTCGGGTGAAAAGCGCATCGACTACGCGATCGAGGTGCCAAAACTGGGGAGCCTGATCCTGAAACACGATCTCGACGCCCCGCTCGCCGGCCTCGACTCTATCCCCGACGAGCTGCACCCTCCGGTGAGCATCATCTTCTGGTCGTTCCGCGTGATGGTCGGCATGGGCTTGGCCATGCTCGGCATCGGTCTCTGGAGCCTCTGGTGTCGCTATCGCGGCACCCTCGCCACCAATGCCTGGCTTCATCGCATGACGGTGCTGATGGGCCCGGCCGGCTTCGTGGCGGTGCTCGCCGGCTGGATCACCACCGAGGTCGGGCGGCAGCCCTATACGATCTATGGCCATCTGCTGACGGCCGATTCGGTCTCGCCGATTGAGGCTCCGGCCGTCGGTGCATCGCTTGTCGCCTTCATCGTCGTCTACTTCCTCGTCTTCGGCGCCGGCACCTTCTACATACTGCGGCTGATGGCTCGCCTGCCGCGCGATACTATGCCGGAGCTCGACGAGGGGCCGCTGCGCACTGCCGGCGTCACCCCTGGCCCGGCGGCGGCGAAATCCCATGGAGGCCATCATGGCCATTGA
- a CDS encoding chorismate mutase family protein yields the protein MPKTPAECKTMVDVRAEIDRLDRSLMALFAERWGYIDRAAEIKRPLNLKADIPARVAEVRENARRHAIEFGLDPDFYEELWTQLIDRAIAHERELLGEGEQ from the coding sequence ATGCCAAAGACCCCCGCAGAATGCAAGACGATGGTGGATGTGCGCGCCGAAATCGATCGGCTCGACCGCTCCCTGATGGCGCTCTTTGCCGAGCGCTGGGGCTATATCGACCGCGCTGCCGAGATCAAGCGTCCGCTGAACTTGAAGGCCGATATTCCGGCGCGCGTCGCAGAGGTCAGGGAGAACGCGCGCAGACACGCGATCGAATTCGGCCTGGATCCGGACTTCTATGAAGAGCTGTGGACGCAGCTGATCGACCGTGCGATCGCCCATGAGCGCGAGCTCCTCGGCGAAGGCGAGCAATAA
- a CDS encoding transporter substrate-binding domain-containing protein, which yields MKKTLKLLAIAAALSITGAASALAEQVKVGIAAEPYPPFTSPDANGNWEGWEVEFMKAMCAEAKLDCVITPVAWEGIIPALTAKKIDMIVGSMSITAERLKTIDFSDKYYNTPTGIIGTKGEDMKPTPEGLAGKALGVQVSTVHQAYASKHFAPAGVEIKEYQTQDEANQDLAAGRLDAVQADAIALDAFLKSDQGKECCDYKGEVAQDVDVLGPGVGVGLRKGETELKDKINAAIKAIRANGTYDAFSKKYFDFDIYGG from the coding sequence ATGAAGAAGACATTGAAACTCCTGGCGATCGCCGCCGCCCTGTCGATCACCGGTGCCGCCTCCGCCTTGGCGGAACAGGTCAAGGTCGGCATTGCCGCCGAACCCTATCCGCCCTTCACCTCGCCGGACGCGAACGGCAACTGGGAGGGCTGGGAAGTCGAGTTCATGAAGGCGATGTGCGCAGAGGCGAAGCTTGACTGCGTGATCACCCCCGTCGCCTGGGAGGGCATCATCCCGGCGCTGACCGCCAAGAAGATCGACATGATCGTCGGCTCCATGTCGATCACCGCGGAGCGTCTCAAGACCATCGACTTCTCCGACAAGTACTACAACACGCCGACCGGGATCATCGGCACCAAGGGCGAGGACATGAAGCCGACGCCGGAAGGTCTTGCCGGCAAGGCGCTCGGCGTGCAGGTGTCGACCGTGCACCAGGCCTATGCGTCCAAGCACTTTGCTCCGGCCGGTGTGGAGATCAAGGAATACCAGACGCAGGACGAGGCGAACCAGGATCTTGCCGCCGGACGTCTCGACGCCGTGCAGGCCGATGCGATCGCCCTCGACGCCTTCCTCAAAAGCGATCAGGGCAAGGAATGCTGCGACTACAAGGGCGAAGTCGCTCAGGACGTCGACGTTCTCGGACCGGGCGTCGGGGTCGGACTGCGCAAGGGCGAGACGGAGCTCAAGGACAAGATCAACGCGGCGATCAAGGCGATCCGTGCCAACGGCACCTACGACGCCTTCTCGAAGAAGTACTTCGACTTCGACATCTACGGCGGCTGA
- a CDS encoding 5-guanidino-2-oxopentanoate decarboxylase — MSSGMKTVGEVLVDLLEANGVEVVFGIPGVHTVELYRGLGASKIRHVTPRHEQGAGFMADGYARVSGKPGVALVITGPGLTNTITAMAQARQDSIPMLVISGVNRRDSLGHGRGLLHELPDQQGMMKTLALYSHTLINPADLPLVVDRSFAVLLSGRPGPVHIEIPTDVMAERIESRGTKPAAATRPRSDSETLQRAAILCAEASRPVILCGGGALTGEVEVRALADQIGAPVVTTVNARGMLAGHSLRVPASPSLKAVRALLRDADVVLALGTEMGQTDYDLYADGGFPVLRNLIRTDIDAAQLARGPQAALSILSGAKAATAGMLGFLPGHTAAKDGASRADATRKAALKELPPKTRAEIGVIDLIYKALPDCTIVGDSTQAVYAGNLYCDAPRQRAWFNSATGYGSLGYAPPAAVGAAVADRTKPVVCLVGDGGFQFSLAEIGSAADAAARVIFLVWNNDGYREIESYMVEAGITPEGVKPSAPDFLMTAGAYGVPAERLANIEDLPRALADAASRSGPSLIEIHQEKTAGVGS; from the coding sequence ATGAGTTCCGGCATGAAAACCGTCGGCGAGGTCCTCGTCGATCTGCTCGAGGCAAATGGCGTCGAGGTCGTCTTCGGCATTCCCGGCGTTCACACGGTGGAGCTCTATCGCGGCCTGGGGGCGTCGAAAATCCGCCACGTCACGCCGCGCCACGAACAGGGTGCCGGCTTCATGGCTGACGGCTATGCGCGCGTCAGCGGCAAGCCGGGCGTGGCGCTGGTCATTACCGGGCCGGGGCTTACCAACACGATCACGGCCATGGCGCAGGCGCGGCAGGATTCGATCCCGATGCTGGTGATCTCCGGCGTCAACCGCCGCGACTCGCTGGGGCACGGCCGCGGCCTGCTGCACGAATTGCCCGACCAACAGGGAATGATGAAAACGTTGGCGCTCTATTCGCACACGCTCATCAATCCGGCCGACCTGCCGCTGGTCGTCGACCGCTCCTTTGCGGTGCTGCTCTCCGGCCGGCCCGGGCCCGTGCATATCGAGATCCCGACCGATGTGATGGCCGAGCGGATAGAAAGCCGAGGGACAAAGCCCGCGGCGGCGACCCGCCCGCGTTCCGACAGCGAGACCCTGCAAAGGGCGGCGATCCTCTGCGCCGAAGCTTCGCGCCCGGTCATTCTCTGCGGTGGCGGCGCGCTGACGGGCGAGGTGGAGGTGCGTGCGCTTGCCGATCAGATCGGTGCGCCGGTGGTCACGACGGTCAACGCCCGTGGCATGCTGGCCGGCCATTCCCTGCGCGTGCCGGCAAGCCCGAGCCTCAAGGCCGTCCGCGCTTTGCTGCGCGACGCGGATGTCGTGCTGGCGCTCGGCACCGAAATGGGCCAGACCGATTACGACCTCTATGCCGATGGCGGCTTTCCGGTGCTCCGCAACCTGATCCGCACCGACATCGACGCCGCGCAGCTGGCGCGTGGGCCGCAGGCGGCGCTGTCGATCCTTTCCGGCGCGAAGGCGGCGACGGCAGGAATGCTGGGATTCCTGCCAGGCCATACGGCGGCAAAGGACGGCGCTTCTCGGGCCGATGCGACGCGCAAGGCGGCCTTGAAGGAATTACCACCAAAGACGCGTGCCGAAATCGGTGTCATCGACTTGATCTATAAGGCGCTCCCGGACTGCACCATCGTCGGCGATTCGACCCAGGCGGTCTATGCCGGCAACCTCTATTGCGATGCGCCCCGGCAACGCGCCTGGTTCAACTCCGCCACCGGTTACGGGTCGCTCGGCTATGCCCCTCCGGCAGCGGTCGGCGCGGCGGTTGCCGACCGCACGAAACCGGTCGTCTGCCTTGTCGGCGATGGCGGCTTCCAGTTCTCGCTGGCCGAGATCGGCTCGGCGGCCGATGCCGCGGCCAGGGTGATCTTTCTCGTCTGGAACAATGACGGTTACCGGGAGATCGAATCCTACATGGTCGAGGCCGGTATCACCCCGGAAGGTGTCAAGCCTTCGGCGCCGGATTTCCTGATGACCGCCGGGGCCTATGGCGTCCCGGCCGAGCGGCTGGCGAATATCGAGGACCTGCCGCGTGCGCTGGCTGATGCGGCTTCGCGGTCGGGCCCGTCGCTGATCGAGATCCATCAGGAAAAAACCGCCGGCGTCGGCAGCTGA
- a CDS encoding ABC transporter permease yields MTDETTHALALVPEDLPKAENFLKPHRIVLMLLFAGLVVAVAVFMRWDWLPRYLPRLGSGILVSLAMLFSTAILGFLLAVPLGLVQVTGPWFLKLPARLFCTIIRGTPLLLQLWLLYYGLGSLFPQFPAIRHSFLWPYLREAWPYGVAALTLSFAAYEGEVMRGAFAGVPQGELEAARAYGMGRWTMFRRIWLPRAVHRALPTLNGETVLQLKSTPLVATITVIDVYAVISKVRQETYLTYEPLLLLALIYMCLTGILVLAFRYFENRIPTRGA; encoded by the coding sequence ATGACCGACGAAACGACGCACGCACTCGCTCTGGTCCCGGAAGACCTCCCCAAGGCGGAGAACTTCCTCAAGCCGCATCGCATCGTCCTGATGCTCCTCTTCGCGGGTCTCGTCGTTGCCGTCGCCGTCTTCATGCGCTGGGATTGGCTGCCCCGCTACCTGCCAAGGCTCGGCTCCGGTATCCTCGTCAGCCTGGCGATGCTGTTCAGCACCGCGATCCTGGGCTTCCTGCTCGCCGTTCCGCTCGGGCTCGTCCAGGTAACGGGGCCCTGGTTTCTCAAGCTCCCTGCCCGGCTCTTCTGCACCATCATTCGCGGAACGCCATTGCTCCTGCAGCTCTGGCTGCTCTATTACGGGCTCGGCTCGCTCTTTCCCCAGTTCCCGGCGATCCGTCATTCCTTCCTCTGGCCCTATCTGCGCGAGGCGTGGCCCTATGGGGTGGCGGCGCTGACGCTCTCCTTCGCCGCCTATGAGGGGGAAGTGATGCGCGGCGCCTTTGCCGGCGTGCCGCAAGGCGAGTTGGAAGCGGCCCGCGCCTATGGCATGGGGCGCTGGACGATGTTCCGGCGCATTTGGCTGCCGCGCGCCGTTCACCGGGCCCTGCCGACGCTCAACGGCGAGACCGTGCTGCAGCTCAAATCGACGCCGCTTGTTGCAACGATCACCGTGATCGACGTCTATGCGGTGATCTCCAAGGTGCGGCAGGAAACCTATCTCACCTACGAGCCGCTGCTGCTGCTGGCGCTCATATATATGTGCCTGACCGGAATTCTGGTCCTAGCCTTCCGCTATTTCGAAAACCGCATTCCCACCCGTGGTGCCTGA
- the cydB gene encoding cytochrome d ubiquinol oxidase subunit II encodes MAIDLPFIWAALIAFAVLAYVVLDGFDLGVGILFPYFPEKHDRDVMMNSVAPVWDGNETWLVLGGGGLMAVFPLAYATVMPALYAPIIAMLLGLIFRGVAFEYRWRTRRAEFLWNWAFAGGSTLAAFSQGLALGGLVQGIPVEDRAYAGGWWDWLTPFSIVTGVAIVVGYALLGATWLIMKTRGDLAERARSIAVKCAFATVAAMGIVSLWTPFLEPVYLQRWFGWPTAIFSVIVPLLVLGCLYLLLKGIQERHDVQPFIASLGLFVLGYIGIGISFYPYMVPPSLTIWDAAAPNESLAFLLVGALVLVPIILAYTAYSYWVFRGKVDPEEGYH; translated from the coding sequence ATGGCCATTGATCTGCCGTTCATCTGGGCCGCCCTGATCGCCTTCGCGGTGCTCGCCTATGTCGTCCTCGACGGCTTCGACCTCGGCGTCGGCATTCTCTTTCCTTATTTCCCGGAAAAGCACGATCGCGACGTGATGATGAATTCCGTGGCACCGGTCTGGGACGGCAACGAAACCTGGCTGGTGCTCGGCGGCGGCGGCCTGATGGCCGTCTTCCCGCTCGCCTATGCAACCGTCATGCCGGCGCTTTACGCGCCGATCATCGCCATGCTTCTCGGCCTCATCTTCCGCGGCGTCGCTTTCGAATATCGCTGGCGCACGCGGCGCGCCGAATTCCTGTGGAACTGGGCCTTCGCCGGAGGATCGACACTCGCGGCCTTCTCCCAGGGTCTGGCGCTCGGCGGGCTCGTCCAGGGCATTCCGGTAGAAGACCGGGCCTATGCGGGCGGCTGGTGGGACTGGCTGACGCCCTTCTCCATCGTCACCGGCGTGGCGATCGTCGTCGGCTATGCCCTGCTCGGCGCGACATGGTTGATCATGAAGACGCGTGGCGATCTCGCCGAGCGGGCTCGCTCGATCGCCGTCAAATGCGCTTTCGCCACCGTCGCGGCCATGGGCATCGTCAGCCTCTGGACGCCGTTTCTCGAGCCGGTCTATCTCCAGCGCTGGTTCGGCTGGCCGACGGCGATCTTCAGCGTCATCGTGCCGCTGCTTGTTCTCGGCTGCTTATACCTGCTGCTCAAGGGCATACAGGAACGCCATGATGTACAGCCCTTCATCGCCAGCCTCGGTCTCTTCGTGCTCGGCTATATCGGCATCGGGATCAGTTTCTACCCCTATATGGTGCCGCCGTCGCTCACCATCTGGGATGCCGCAGCGCCGAACGAGAGCCTCGCTTTCCTCCTCGTCGGCGCGCTCGTGCTGGTCCCGATCATCCTCGCCTATACCGCCTATTCCTATTGGGTGTTCCGCGGCAAGGTCGATCCGGAAGAGGGCTACCATTGA
- a CDS encoding ABC transporter permease, whose product MAADSFINWSLLALSAPGWGGVLLQGFLHSIEIAVGGYALGLTLGVGGAFGKLYGGPVLRDLLECYTTIVRAVPELVLILLLYYAGTDLLNQFLGTLGFATVDISGLMAGIFVIGIVQGAYSTEVLRGAIKAVPSGQIEAARAYGMSPAKVLRRITLPAMLPYAIPGLANLWLIATKDTALLAVVGFSELTLVTRQAAGTTKAYFLFFCAAGALYLALTLLSNIFIGMIERHARRGFAEQR is encoded by the coding sequence ATGGCTGCGGATTCCTTCATCAACTGGAGCCTGCTCGCGCTCTCGGCGCCCGGCTGGGGCGGCGTTCTGCTGCAGGGTTTCCTGCATTCGATTGAAATCGCCGTTGGCGGCTATGCACTCGGGCTGACGCTCGGCGTCGGCGGCGCCTTCGGCAAGCTCTATGGCGGACCGGTGCTGCGCGACCTGCTGGAATGCTATACGACCATCGTCCGGGCGGTACCCGAGCTCGTCCTCATCCTGCTTCTCTATTATGCCGGCACCGATCTCCTGAACCAGTTTCTCGGCACCCTGGGTTTCGCGACGGTCGATATCAGCGGCCTGATGGCCGGCATTTTCGTCATCGGAATCGTCCAGGGCGCCTATTCGACCGAGGTGCTGCGCGGCGCGATCAAGGCGGTGCCGAGCGGCCAGATCGAGGCGGCGCGCGCCTATGGCATGTCGCCGGCCAAGGTTCTCAGGCGCATCACCCTGCCGGCGATGCTGCCCTACGCTATCCCAGGTCTCGCCAACCTCTGGCTGATCGCCACGAAGGACACGGCGCTGCTTGCCGTTGTCGGCTTCAGCGAATTGACGCTCGTCACGCGCCAGGCGGCCGGCACCACCAAGGCCTATTTCCTGTTCTTCTGCGCCGCGGGGGCGCTTTACCTCGCTCTGACCCTCCTCTCGAATATTTTCATCGGCATGATCGAACGGCATGCCCGGCGCGGCTTTGCGGAGCAGCGATGA
- a CDS encoding pyridoxal phosphate-dependent aminotransferase gives MRYASITKRLADLGSGKWSLHIRARQLKASGADLIELTIGEPDLPPHRALLDECQRAMDAGRYRYSNGRGEPALVAALAAKYRRRRAEVTAENILCFPGTQTALFAVMLGLAEAGDGVLVGDPLYATYEGVIHSTGAHPVLVPLKPEHGFHMRAEDLERAITPNCRVLLLNTPHNPTGAVLTKAEIAAIGEVARRHDLWIVCDEVYEELVFDAAFASPFDNQDLAERTVVVSSISKSHAAPGFRSGWAIGPAEFTYRLLPVSETMLFGQQPFIADMTAYALTHEIDTARQMREAYGRRADRIAIALARTPCVSVLPPEAGMFALIDVAGTGVSGEAFAWALLEEESVAVMPGSSFGEQAQDFIRVSLTVPDAAIDEACRRIAVLAERCANREERRA, from the coding sequence ATGCGTTACGCGTCGATCACCAAGCGCCTGGCGGATCTTGGCTCCGGCAAATGGTCGCTGCACATCCGCGCGCGTCAGTTGAAGGCAAGCGGCGCGGATCTCATCGAGCTTACAATCGGCGAGCCGGATTTGCCGCCCCACCGCGCCCTTCTCGACGAGTGCCAGCGCGCCATGGATGCCGGGCGCTACCGCTATTCGAATGGCCGCGGCGAGCCCGCTCTGGTGGCCGCGCTCGCGGCAAAATACCGTCGACGCCGCGCCGAAGTGACGGCCGAGAACATTCTCTGTTTTCCGGGCACCCAGACGGCGCTTTTCGCCGTCATGCTGGGGCTGGCCGAGGCCGGCGACGGCGTGCTCGTCGGCGATCCGCTCTATGCCACCTACGAAGGCGTGATCCATTCGACCGGCGCCCATCCTGTCCTCGTGCCGCTGAAACCGGAACATGGCTTTCATATGCGGGCGGAAGACCTGGAGCGGGCAATCACGCCCAACTGTCGCGTCCTTCTCTTGAACACGCCGCACAACCCGACCGGTGCGGTGCTGACGAAGGCAGAAATCGCGGCGATCGGCGAGGTCGCGCGCCGCCACGATCTCTGGATCGTCTGCGACGAGGTCTATGAGGAACTGGTCTTCGACGCCGCCTTCGCATCGCCCTTCGACAACCAGGACCTTGCCGAGCGCACCGTGGTCGTCTCGTCGATTTCGAAGTCGCACGCCGCGCCCGGTTTCCGCAGCGGTTGGGCAATCGGTCCGGCGGAATTTACCTATCGCCTCCTGCCGGTTTCCGAAACAATGCTTTTCGGCCAGCAGCCATTCATTGCCGACATGACCGCCTATGCGCTGACGCACGAAATCGATACGGCGCGGCAGATGCGCGAGGCCTACGGGCGGCGCGCCGACCGGATCGCGATCGCTCTCGCCCGGACGCCGTGCGTCTCGGTTCTGCCGCCCGAGGCCGGCATGTTCGCGCTGATCGACGTCGCGGGTACGGGTGTCTCGGGCGAGGCCTTCGCCTGGGCACTGCTCGAAGAGGAGAGCGTTGCGGTGATGCCGGGTTCGTCCTTCGGCGAGCAGGCGCAGGATTTCATCAGGGTGAGCCTGACCGTACCGGATGCGGCGATCGACGAGGCATGCCGGCGTATTGCCGTTCTCGCCGAACGCTGCGCGAATAGAGAGGAGCGCCGCGCATGA
- a CDS encoding M20 aminoacylase family protein: protein MRISAAISNSLPELVAIRRDLHAHPELGLEERRTSAFIAQHLEALGYMVTTGLAKTGVVGTLRNGTGARSIGIRADIDALPIHEETGLDYASKTPGLMHACGHDGHTAMLLGAARALAERKNFDGTVHLIFQPAEENFGGAKIMIDEGLFDKFPCDAVFALHNEPNLPFGQFAVREGPIGAAVDEARITVHGRGGHGAEPQETADPIVCGASIVMALQTIVARNIHPMDPAVVTVGAFHAGSASNIIPERAEIVVGIRSFDPAVRDELERRIRTIAEAQAASFGMRATVDYQRSYDATINHKTETDFVRDLAIRFAGADKVVDLARPYMGSEDFAYMLKEKPGTYFFLGSRVTGEEKPLHHPRYNFNDDLLPIGAAFWTELAEAYLART from the coding sequence ATGAGAATATCCGCTGCGATCAGCAATTCCCTGCCTGAACTCGTCGCCATTCGCCGCGACCTGCACGCCCATCCGGAATTGGGACTGGAGGAACGGCGGACATCCGCCTTCATAGCGCAGCATCTCGAGGCGCTCGGCTACATGGTGACGACGGGCCTGGCGAAGACCGGCGTCGTTGGCACGCTGAGGAACGGCACAGGAGCCCGCTCGATCGGCATCCGCGCCGACATCGACGCCTTGCCGATCCACGAGGAAACCGGTCTCGACTACGCCAGCAAGACGCCGGGACTGATGCATGCCTGCGGCCACGACGGCCACACGGCGATGCTGTTGGGGGCAGCCCGGGCGCTGGCCGAAAGAAAGAATTTTGACGGCACCGTCCACCTGATCTTCCAGCCGGCCGAGGAGAATTTCGGGGGCGCGAAGATCATGATCGACGAGGGCCTGTTCGACAAATTCCCCTGCGACGCGGTGTTCGCGCTGCACAACGAGCCGAACCTGCCCTTTGGGCAGTTTGCGGTGCGCGAGGGGCCGATCGGCGCCGCCGTCGACGAGGCGCGGATCACCGTTCACGGCCGCGGCGGCCACGGCGCCGAACCGCAGGAGACCGCCGACCCGATCGTCTGCGGCGCGAGCATCGTCATGGCGCTGCAAACGATCGTCGCCCGCAACATCCATCCCATGGACCCGGCGGTCGTCACAGTCGGCGCCTTCCACGCCGGCTCGGCGAGCAACATCATCCCGGAGCGAGCCGAAATCGTCGTCGGCATCCGCTCCTTCGATCCGGCCGTTCGCGACGAGCTCGAGCGCCGCATCCGGACGATCGCCGAGGCGCAGGCGGCAAGCTTCGGCATGCGAGCGACCGTCGACTACCAGCGCAGCTATGACGCGACGATCAACCACAAGACGGAGACGGATTTCGTCCGCGATCTCGCGATCCGCTTTGCCGGAGCAGACAAGGTCGTCGACCTCGCCCGGCCCTATATGGGCAGCGAGGATTTCGCCTATATGCTCAAGGAGAAGCCCGGCACCTATTTCTTCCTGGGATCGCGGGTGACTGGCGAGGAGAAGCCGCTCCACCACCCGAGATACAACTTCAATGACGATCTCTTGCCGATCGGCGCCGCGTTCTGGACCGAGCTTGCCGAGGCCTATCTGGCCCGGACTTAG
- a CDS encoding TetR family transcriptional regulator C-terminal domain-containing protein yields MSRRSFHRAPEGERRQELIEATLDCISEFGLKGATVRQIAVRAGVTAGLVRHYFDSKDQMVAEAYRAVIASLTEKAKNVAGDPTTRLKDFIAINLTEPVADSRSVSLWAAFISQVRVDPVLAEIHRDGYLAFRNALQDLLSDFLAAKGRAASPEECRRYAIAINGLVDGLWVEGCLAGDLFRDGELVGIAMASVEALLGLPIEE; encoded by the coding sequence GTGAGCCGCCGCAGCTTTCACCGTGCTCCCGAAGGCGAACGCCGCCAGGAACTGATCGAGGCGACGCTCGACTGCATCTCGGAATTCGGCCTGAAAGGGGCGACGGTCCGCCAGATCGCGGTCCGCGCCGGCGTCACCGCCGGGCTCGTTCGCCACTATTTCGACTCGAAGGATCAGATGGTTGCGGAGGCCTATCGCGCCGTCATTGCCTCGCTCACCGAAAAGGCGAAGAACGTGGCCGGCGATCCGACGACTCGGCTCAAGGATTTCATCGCCATCAACCTGACGGAGCCGGTGGCCGACAGCCGCAGCGTCTCGCTCTGGGCCGCCTTCATCAGCCAGGTGCGGGTCGATCCGGTGCTCGCCGAGATTCACCGAGACGGTTATCTCGCCTTTCGCAACGCCTTACAGGACCTGCTAAGCGATTTCCTCGCGGCGAAGGGCCGCGCCGCGAGTCCGGAGGAATGCCGCCGCTACGCGATTGCGATTAACGGTCTTGTGGACGGGTTGTGGGTGGAAGGCTGCCTTGCCGGCGATCTTTTCCGCGACGGCGAACTGGTCGGCATTGCCATGGCTTCCGTCGAGGCGCTGCTCGGCCTGCCGATAGAAGAATAA